The genomic DNA CAACTGCTCCTTCGTCTCTAGAAATTCAATCAAATTCGTAATCACAGAAATGAGATTGCCCGTCTTTTCTCCCGCTTCTACCATGCAAACCGTGTTCTCGTTGAAAATGTCTGGAAAGTTCCGCATCGCTTGCGCAATCGTCTTCCCTTCACATACGTCTTTGTGAATCGTTTCCGCTAAAACCTGCTCCTGCGGGTCCTTTAAACGCTTCCGCATCGTCCGTATCGCATCCCCAATCGGAAGCCCTCCGCCGTGTAATTGTAAAAACTTTTGAAGAAAACTGAGCGCAATCTTACTCTTGCTCTTCTGAAAAAGCTGAAACTTAAACGAGCTCTTCGTAGTCCCGGTGTCTTCCGCAATCGCGGAAACCCGTATGCCACGGCCTTGTAGGCTGAGAATCGCTGACTTTCGATCCGCTGCCTCGACCGTCCCTGACGTTGTACGCCCTGTCGCCCCGTCCGTTCCTTTGTAGGAAAATTTCACAGGGCTGATTGTATCAAATCACCCCCGTATGGCAATGGTAAAAAACCTTGCCCCAGAACCCACTCCGACTTAGCTCGTGGTATGGCAATTCTAGCGGTCGAGGACCTATGTGTGACGGTCCAAGATCAAGTCGTTTTATCGCATTGTAACCTCGAACTCCCAGAAGGTATTTGGCATGCACTGATGGGGAAAAATGGTATGGGGAAAAGTTCTCTGGTACGGACGATCGCTGGACATCCAAGCTATACCGTAACCTCAGGAACGATCTATCTCCGTAACGAAGATATCACCCATCTTCCTCCCGAAGAACGTGCCCGCCGTGGACTCTTTTTATCCTACCAAAATCCGGTTGAGATTCCCGGTGTTTCTGTGGCGACTTTTTTACGGACTGCGCTCGATGCACAAGGGAGACATCTCCCGATTAAAGAATTTTACGAACGACTCAACCAAGCTTTAGATACCGTTGGGCTCGACCGGAGCTTTGCGTCGCGCGCCATTAACGTCGACTTTTCCGGCGGTGAAAAAAAGCGCTGCGAAATGCTCCAAATCCTCATGCTCCAACCATCGGTCATCCTGCTCGATGAAATCGATAGCGGTCTCGATATTGATGCGATTCAGACCATTGCGCACTGCTTACCCCAAGTATCCGGCCTCATCATAACACACCAAAAAAAGTTCCTCGATCTCACACGACCGGAAAAGATTCATATCATGGAACACGGAACGATCACGCACTCGGGTGGAATTGAACTACTCGACGCCCTCGAACACCAGGGTTACGCCGGACTTGAAGAACGATGAAAGATGAAAACCACGACTTCCATTACGAGGTCGACTATATCCATAACGCCGGTACTGGGCTCAACGAAGATACCATTCGCTACATTAGCCAGGCCAAAAACGAACCTCAATGGCTCTTAGACTTTCGTCTCAATGCCCTACGCGTTTTCCAAAAGCTTCCGATGCCGACCTGGATTCCTCCGATCGACTTCGACAACATCCAATACTACCTTTCTCCCCAAAAGCAAACCCAACGCTCCTGGGAGGATGTACCCGAAAAAGTCAAAAACACCTTCGAACGCCTAGGGATTCCCGAACGTGAACGGAAGTTTCTCGCGGGCGTGGAAGCGCAATTTGACAGTGAAACGGCCTACGCTCGTCTGCAAGAATTTTTAACGAAAGACGGCATCATTTTTGTCGACTCAAACACCGGATTACAGCAATATTCCGATATTTTCCGCCCCTATTTTGCCTCACTCGTTCCCGTCGATGATAACAAATTCAGTGCGCTCAATAGCGCGGTATTTAGTGGTGGTAGTTTCATTTATGTTCCACCAGGGGTAAAACTCAAACAGCCCCTTCAGGCCTACTTTCGCATCAACGCCCAACGCTTCGGGCAGTTTGAACGCACGCTTATCATTGTCGACCATGACGCCGAACTGCTCTACATGGAAGGCTGTACTGCTCCAACATTTGAGTCTGCTGCGCTTCATTCTGCTGTTGTGGAGGTAATAGCGCTTCCGGGTGCAAAAGTTCAATACATCACAGTCCAGAACTGGTCGAGCAACGTTTTTAATCTCGTTACCAAGCGCAGTACTGCCCACGCCAACGCCGAAATTCGCTGGATCGACTGCAACATCGGCTCTCGTATCACCGCTAAATACCCCGCGATTCTTCTAGCTGGCGAGCGTGCCCGTGGGGAAATTCTCTCGATTGCCCTCGCGACCGACAACCAAGTTCAAGACACCGGTGCGAAGATGATTCACCGCGCGAACAACACGACCTCCAACATTGTTTCGAAATCAGTTTCCAAGCACCACGGCCTTGCGACCTACCGCGGTCTCGTAGACATCGCACCTAACTTTCAAGGTTGCCGCAACCGTACGCGCTGCGACGCTCTTCTAATCGACACTGACAGCCGCAGTGACACCTATCCGCGCATGACGATTACCGGCGATCAAAATCAAGTCGAACACGAAGCCAGCGTCTCGAAAGTCGACGAAGAGCGTCTACTTTATCTTCGCCAACGTGGCCTCGACGAACACCAAGCCACCAGCCTCTGTGTAAACGGCTTTGTCAACGACCTCATCCGAGAATTCCCTCTCGAATACAGCGTCGAACTACACCGGTTGATTGATTTGGTTGTGTAGAAAAGATAGCAACGAGGCTCAGCCCCCGAATGATCTTCGAGGTCGTGTCAGATCCGTGTTATTTTACATCCTAGAAAGAAAATAATCCTCATCATCGCAGAGATCATCGAAGATCCATCCACCGGGTTGTATAGAAAGACGGATTCTCAATTGCCGCCATTCGTCTTCACTTAGAGTTTTCATCCAGTGATCTCCAGAGCCATTTTGAATCGTTTGCAACCTTGTACGACCTTTGGTGTCCAAAAGTTGGGTCCATTCTGCAGCATCTGCTGTCTCCAAGACAAAGAGTAAACGCGAAATTTCTTCATCCGTCAAGAGATCCCATAACCGCAAACGCTCTGGATTTCCTAAACTCCTCACCAACTTCTCATGCCCATCATCATCCAAAATAAGGAATAGCCGCCTAACCTCGCTATTCGTTAAGTTATGAAATAATTTGGCTAATCTCCCACGTTCATACCAATAAAAACTGTCAAACAATGAAACAAGTTCGTCATCACTCAATCCTCGGAATAGCTGTACAAGCTCGCTATCGTTTAATCTATGAATCAGTTGTTGCCGCCCTTTAGTGTCTAAGGTGTGAAATAACCGTGCATTTTCTCCGTTACATTTCACTGCATGAGAGAATTGCCCAAGTTGTTCTTCACTCAGAGCGTTAATTAATTGCGCACACTCCCTAGCACTTGATCCTGTCATTAGAGAAATTCTCAAACCAGAATCAAATTCACTAAACAGCCGCAGACGCGTGCTTAACCCTAGTTTATGAAATAATTGCAGGCGCGTCTCCCCATTCAACTCCTGAAATAATGATACACGTTCTGTACTGTTCATACTATTAACTAATTGCGTACACTCTTTATCATTCAAAACCATAACGAAAGAATCTTTTAGTTTTAAACTTAAGCCACGGAACAGTTGTAAACGCTCGCTCGGGCTCAATTTATAGAATAGCTGCAAACGTTCTGCTGCGTCCATTTTTTGGACCAATTGCAAACGTCCATTATTCGTTAATCCGCGGAATAATTGCAAAGACTCTTCCTCGTTTAATAGCCGAAATAGTTGTAAACACTCATCGCCATTTAGATTACATATTAACTGTGCACGGTTGGCAGTTTGTGCTGTCATGCGGAATAATTTTAGACGCCCCTGTTGGTCTAGCCTACGAAATACTTCTACACATTGCCATTCCTCTAATTGTTTAAATACATTTCGATACTCATCTCGCGTGCCCAGTTTACAAAACAATTGCACAAGTGTATTAATATTCAGGTTTTTTACTAACCGTGTGTGTAATTTGGAGCTTAAATTACAAAATAATTGCAAACACTCTTCATTTACAGCTCCACCCTCAAGCATTTGCTTTACGGTTGAGTAGTTCGAAGATTGTATTATAATTCCCTCTGTTGCACCCGCATGAAGCGATGTTCCGTTTAAGCTTAAGAAACTCATTGCTAGCGGAAAAAATTTCAGAACGTCTTTATTCCATTTTTGTAACTTTTTGTTCATAGGACCCTGCACCATGGACCCTTATTTTAAGTTTTGCAATAATTATTTTATATTTTTTTAAAAATTAACATCAAATATCAATTTACCTCGAAAAAGCAAAAGCATCTTCAGATTTTTGGAATCTAACTGGTATCCTTTTCAAATGAACATCCAAGAGCCCCTTGGTCAACAAAGAGCCCTGTTCAAAGACATTAGTTTACGTTAAAAACACTCAGTATCCTTACTGTAAAAAACTTTGCTCGACGCGGTTCCAAAATTGGACTTTTTTCCACATGGGCCATGACTCGAAGCGTCGCGGATCAATCTCTGCTTCCTCTTGCGAGAGGCCGGATAGCTGCAGCCGCTGCTCGGGCGTGAGATACCAGTAATTTTTCCTTTTTCCCTGTGGCGTTACTTCATTCCAGTGATCCAACCGAACCTCCTGTGGCAGATAGCCAAAATGCGATCGCGACCTTCCTGTGTTAGCCCTTCTTGCACACTATGATCCAATATTTTGCCATCCAGTATTCTACCTTCCCAGGCCGCAAGGCGTGCGTCTTCGGGTAAATGGTGAAAGTTTTCCGATTGTGCATTAGGATGAGATTTCAGATGAGCCAATGTTCCCCAAAATCGCACACGATCCACAGCGCGCAGGTGCCGAAAATTGGGACTCCGCCACCGCTCGCTTAAGTCAGGCCAAAAACGCGCACATTCAAAAAGTGGTAAATGTCCAAAATTAGCACCCTTGCCAAGTTCATTAAGATCCGACCATAATTGCATCATTTCCGCACCCGAAAAAGATTGAAAATTACAGCGCCGCACTTCATAACTAACGCTCGGCCATAATTCTAGACGTTTATACTTCGGAAGGTATCTGAAGTTCCAAATTTGACTATCTTCATCGCCATTAAAAGACGGCCATAGGTTGACACGTTCCGATTCTGGCAGGTATTGGAACTGGTACTTTCGATCTCGTTTACTTAAGGAATGCCAATAATGCGCGCGCTTTTCCAATGGCAACTCCGTAAACCTCCTTCCCCGCTCTTCATCCGATAAGTCATTCCATTGAAGTAGTAATGCTTCGACAGTTAGGATTGCCGGTATTCCTTGTTGCTCTTCCGGCGGCAAATACGCGATCAGCCGTTGTAATTTTTCCGGCGACAGGCCTTCGCAATACTTCCTCTTGCCCTCCTCACTTAAGAGCGGAAAAACCTCAAATTGTTCCGAATCTGTT from Verrucomicrobiota bacterium includes the following:
- the sufB gene encoding Fe-S cluster assembly protein SufB; its protein translation is MKDENHDFHYEVDYIHNAGTGLNEDTIRYISQAKNEPQWLLDFRLNALRVFQKLPMPTWIPPIDFDNIQYYLSPQKQTQRSWEDVPEKVKNTFERLGIPERERKFLAGVEAQFDSETAYARLQEFLTKDGIIFVDSNTGLQQYSDIFRPYFASLVPVDDNKFSALNSAVFSGGSFIYVPPGVKLKQPLQAYFRINAQRFGQFERTLIIVDHDAELLYMEGCTAPTFESAALHSAVVEVIALPGAKVQYITVQNWSSNVFNLVTKRSTAHANAEIRWIDCNIGSRITAKYPAILLAGERARGEILSIALATDNQVQDTGAKMIHRANNTTSNIVSKSVSKHHGLATYRGLVDIAPNFQGCRNRTRCDALLIDTDSRSDTYPRMTITGDQNQVEHEASVSKVDEERLLYLRQRGLDEHQATSLCVNGFVNDLIREFPLEYSVELHRLIDLVV
- the sufC gene encoding Fe-S cluster assembly ATPase SufC; the encoded protein is MAILAVEDLCVTVQDQVVLSHCNLELPEGIWHALMGKNGMGKSSLVRTIAGHPSYTVTSGTIYLRNEDITHLPPEERARRGLFLSYQNPVEIPGVSVATFLRTALDAQGRHLPIKEFYERLNQALDTVGLDRSFASRAINVDFSGGEKKRCEMLQILMLQPSVILLDEIDSGLDIDAIQTIAHCLPQVSGLIITHQKKFLDLTRPEKIHIMEHGTITHSGGIELLDALEHQGYAGLEER